The following proteins are encoded in a genomic region of Streptococcus sp. 29892:
- a CDS encoding glycoside hydrolase family 3 protein: MEGLKKILLGFLKGIGRTISYLLAIVIIGVLVAANLVTPRYQALISNFLGHTSSQIEDTAKNSESTDYFTSDFSSEEEWKKAGQDLAQEVEEEGIVLLRNQSKALPLAQNLKVTLLGQNSVDFVYGGGGSGSVSSEGLPTLKDSMMAAGYEVNETVWDFYATGQGKDYRKTAPDVFGKGEFAVNEVPVNVYTDEVIDSFKNYDDVAVVVIGRTGGESADIPTTNLSTGSHYLELDSNEKALLEMANEHFEKVVVILNTTNTMELDFLETYEIDAAIWVGAVGQTGINAIGKVLNGDVNPSGHLTDTYAYDVFSAPAVANLGDYSITNSKVDKANKYLVYSEGIYVGYRYYETRYEDVVLGRENSGNYNYTSTVQYPFGYGLSYTDFEYSNYIQHETADAFEISVTVKNTGSVSGKEVVQLYKQSPYTEYDQKNGIEKSAVELVGFAKTAELDAGQSETVTITVPKEELKTYDSKGVGTYIVDAGTYYFTVAKDSHEAVNNILTAKGKSTANGMDENGNADMVSRHEVADLDTKTYSVSLVTGENIVNQFTDADIKTYDDAAIYLSRSNWEGTWPKVYSEGEMEATKELLALLAIKNLENENAEMPITGTEDEKIGHLDAIDMRGLDFDDPLWDTLLNQLTVEDMDELVRNGGYATIAIEQINLPATIFKDGPAGFSSTLVGGKSATAYPVQVVMGATWNTELMERVGVAIGNDSIHIGVTGWYAPGVNLHRLPFGGRNFEYFSEDSFLSAKLNASEIKGVQSKGVIVTMKHYALNDTETNRIGGAMFANEQSIRELYLRPFEQGVRDADASGVMTAMNRIGGEWAGAHYGLMTGTLRNEWGFNGVATTDQASFATFAYADYREGLAAGTNLWLNTDSTLWKLEDDEYNATVVNQLRNATRSILYRIVNSNAMNGLGKGDTVSRVRPQWMYWLYIATVILGLIAILLFIIPTRGIIKSMKRMRANRLKNK; the protein is encoded by the coding sequence ATGGAAGGATTGAAAAAAATCTTATTGGGATTTCTAAAAGGTATTGGAAGAACGATTTCATATCTTCTCGCAATTGTTATTATCGGCGTACTAGTTGCTGCCAATTTGGTGACACCGCGTTATCAGGCACTTATTTCGAATTTTTTAGGACATACTTCAAGTCAGATAGAGGATACTGCTAAAAATTCAGAATCGACAGATTATTTTACTTCTGATTTTAGTTCAGAAGAAGAGTGGAAGAAAGCGGGTCAAGACTTAGCACAAGAAGTAGAGGAAGAGGGAATTGTTCTTTTACGTAATCAATCTAAGGCTCTTCCTTTAGCTCAGAATCTTAAAGTGACCCTCTTAGGTCAAAATTCAGTAGATTTTGTGTATGGTGGTGGAGGGTCTGGCTCAGTAAGTTCTGAAGGATTACCGACTTTGAAAGATAGCATGATGGCTGCTGGCTATGAGGTAAATGAAACTGTTTGGGATTTTTATGCTACTGGGCAAGGAAAAGATTATCGTAAAACAGCTCCAGATGTTTTTGGAAAAGGTGAATTTGCTGTAAATGAGGTTCCCGTGAATGTTTATACGGATGAGGTAATTGACTCCTTCAAAAATTATGACGATGTTGCAGTTGTTGTAATCGGTCGTACAGGTGGTGAAAGTGCAGATATTCCAACTACCAATCTATCAACTGGTAGTCACTATCTTGAGCTAGATTCTAATGAAAAAGCTCTTTTAGAAATGGCAAATGAGCATTTTGAAAAAGTTGTTGTTATTTTAAATACAACAAATACAATGGAATTAGACTTTCTTGAAACCTACGAAATCGATGCAGCAATTTGGGTTGGTGCAGTGGGTCAAACTGGGATAAATGCTATTGGAAAAGTATTGAACGGTGATGTCAATCCATCTGGGCATTTAACTGATACTTATGCTTATGATGTTTTCTCTGCACCAGCGGTAGCTAATCTCGGTGACTATAGTATTACAAATTCTAAAGTTGACAAAGCGAATAAATATCTAGTATATAGTGAGGGGATCTATGTTGGCTACCGTTATTATGAAACACGCTATGAGGATGTTGTTCTAGGGCGTGAAAATTCAGGTAATTATAATTATACTTCAACGGTACAATATCCATTTGGATACGGTTTATCATATACAGATTTTGAATATAGTAACTACATTCAACATGAAACTGCGGATGCATTTGAAATTAGTGTTACTGTAAAAAATACTGGATCTGTCTCTGGTAAGGAAGTTGTTCAATTGTATAAACAATCACCATACACTGAATACGACCAGAAAAATGGTATTGAAAAATCGGCTGTTGAATTAGTGGGATTTGCAAAAACAGCAGAACTTGATGCAGGTCAGTCAGAAACTGTGACAATTACTGTTCCCAAGGAAGAATTGAAAACTTACGACAGTAAGGGGGTAGGTACTTATATCGTTGATGCGGGGACTTACTACTTTACAGTAGCTAAAGATTCTCATGAGGCTGTAAACAATATACTTACAGCTAAAGGAAAGTCAACAGCTAACGGTATGGATGAGAACGGGAATGCTGATATGGTTTCTCGTCATGAAGTAGCTGATTTGGATACAAAGACATATTCTGTTTCATTAGTCACGGGTGAAAATATTGTTAACCAATTTACTGATGCGGATATTAAAACTTACGATGATGCGGCTATTTATCTTTCACGAAGTAACTGGGAAGGTACTTGGCCAAAAGTGTATTCAGAAGGAGAGATGGAAGCGACTAAGGAATTGTTAGCACTCTTGGCAATCAAAAATTTGGAAAACGAGAATGCAGAAATGCCAATTACAGGAACTGAGGATGAAAAAATTGGACATTTAGATGCTATTGATATGAGAGGTCTGGATTTTGATGATCCTCTCTGGGATACTCTCTTAAATCAATTAACGGTTGAGGATATGGATGAGCTCGTGCGTAATGGCGGCTATGCAACAATAGCAATTGAGCAAATCAACCTTCCTGCAACAATATTTAAAGATGGGCCTGCAGGATTCTCAAGTACATTGGTTGGTGGAAAATCAGCAACAGCTTACCCTGTCCAAGTTGTTATGGGGGCAACTTGGAATACAGAGTTGATGGAGCGTGTAGGTGTTGCTATTGGTAATGATAGTATCCATATTGGAGTAACTGGTTGGTATGCACCAGGCGTGAACTTGCACAGACTTCCATTTGGCGGTCGAAACTTTGAATACTTCTCGGAAGATAGTTTCCTTTCTGCAAAATTGAATGCAAGTGAAATTAAGGGAGTTCAATCAAAAGGTGTTATTGTAACCATGAAACACTATGCTTTGAACGATACAGAGACCAACCGTATTGGTGGAGCTATGTTCGCAAATGAACAGTCTATTCGCGAGCTTTACCTTCGTCCGTTTGAACAAGGTGTTCGTGACGCAGATGCCAGTGGTGTTATGACGGCTATGAATCGTATTGGTGGAGAATGGGCTGGTGCACACTATGGTTTGATGACTGGAACACTCCGCAACGAATGGGGCTTCAATGGTGTTGCCACAACAGACCAGGCATCTTTTGCAACTTTTGCTTATGCAGATTACCGCGAGGGACTTGCAGCTGGAACAAATTTATGGTTGAATACAGATTCAACTCTTTGGAAGTTGGAAGATGATGAATACAATGCTACTGTAGTAAATCAATTAAGAAATGCAACCCGTTCTATCTTATACCGTATTGTTAATAGTAATGCAATGAACGGTCTCGGAAAAGGTGATACAGTTTCTCGTGTTCGTCCACAGTGGATGTACTGGCTGTATATCGCTACTGTAATCTTGGGGCTAATAGCAATTCTCTTATTCATTATCCCAACTCGCGGTATCATCAAGTCGATGAAACGTATGCGTGCTAATCGCTTGAAAAATAAGTAA
- a CDS encoding LytR/AlgR family response regulator transcription factor: protein MKIAIVEDQKIEQERLSNYIKTYCQKAGIAVEISCFNDGLHITSDYQKQFDLIYLDVEMEIMDGMTTAQKIRSVDKDVLIVFVTNHSHVAIQGYSVEAIDFLLKPLSSFVFEEHFKKVLRKLPDSQEKQSLYIKSKQSTIKLYQEDIVYLESQGHQVHIYTVDGGLTITHNSLKNLEAMLDSKVFVRAHSAYIINLSHVQKVEGSLVYVTNTALPISRPRKKEFMIALTNFIGDSLL from the coding sequence ATGAAAATCGCGATTGTAGAAGATCAAAAAATCGAGCAAGAGAGATTGTCCAACTACATCAAAACCTACTGCCAAAAAGCTGGGATTGCAGTGGAAATCAGCTGTTTTAATGACGGTCTCCATATCACTAGTGACTATCAAAAACAATTTGACCTGATTTACCTAGATGTTGAGATGGAAATTATGGACGGGATGACCACCGCTCAAAAAATTCGGTCTGTGGATAAAGATGTTCTCATCGTTTTTGTGACCAATCATTCCCATGTCGCGATTCAAGGGTATTCAGTTGAAGCTATTGATTTTCTGCTCAAGCCACTGAGCTCCTTTGTCTTTGAGGAACATTTTAAAAAAGTTCTTAGAAAATTACCCGATAGCCAAGAGAAACAAAGTTTGTATATAAAAAGCAAGCAGTCCACTATAAAACTCTATCAAGAAGATATTGTTTACCTAGAAAGTCAAGGACATCAGGTTCACATCTACACAGTTGACGGTGGCCTAACGATTACCCATAATAGTCTCAAGAATCTCGAAGCCATGTTAGACAGTAAAGTGTTTGTACGAGCCCACTCGGCCTATATCATCAATTTGTCCCACGTTCAAAAAGTGGAAGGTAGCCTTGTTTACGTCACAAATACAGCCTTGCCGATTAGCCGGCCAAGGAAAAAGGAATTTATGATAGCTCTAACCAACTTCATCGGAGATAGCCTGCTATGA
- a CDS encoding ATP-binding protein, with the protein MINFPDIPRFYTALTESLACLLVCSSLVLSEKWSRKQVRILLIFLIQILLQLAAGKLPLLFWTVGMGINIAWMFVSIRLLGVIHKRTTLYLTAKAFIIAELVASITWHLYCLTIYQQPVDNLWTQGLSLLITSLLSYWLIYLQNQKVRLEELDKFIEQRDVTVAVFTTLSIFVLSNIGFILSGTRQFQDSTSIFILRTTVNLSGLLLLFTQESQQYDRYLRQELTSINNIFQLQYKQYQAYRENSEILDRKVHDLKHQLAIIQQESDKTKKEQYLEEMSEVIQTLDAKIETGNPVLDTILSQKNYYCLQNGINFTCIVQGEPLHFMDVMDISALFGNAIDNAIEAVEKINSPEQRLITLKVASHQQFLIIRLDNYDTSSLDLSTGQLPETSKTNKDYHGFGLKSMEYVANKYGGSLTLSKEDNWVQLKIILPLRA; encoded by the coding sequence ATGATCAATTTCCCTGATATTCCACGTTTCTATACTGCACTAACAGAAAGCTTGGCCTGCCTACTGGTCTGTTCCTCACTTGTTTTGTCTGAAAAATGGTCACGCAAACAGGTACGCATCCTACTGATTTTCCTCATACAAATCTTACTCCAACTAGCGGCTGGCAAACTCCCCTTGCTCTTTTGGACTGTGGGAATGGGCATCAATATCGCTTGGATGTTTGTTTCCATTCGATTGCTTGGAGTTATCCACAAGAGGACTACTCTCTATTTGACAGCAAAAGCCTTTATCATTGCCGAACTAGTAGCCTCCATTACTTGGCATCTCTATTGTTTGACGATTTATCAACAACCTGTGGATAACTTGTGGACACAGGGGTTGTCTCTGTTGATAACTTCTCTACTTTCCTATTGGCTCATCTATCTTCAAAATCAAAAAGTACGCTTAGAAGAATTAGATAAATTCATTGAGCAGCGAGATGTTACTGTAGCCGTCTTTACAACCTTATCTATCTTTGTTCTTAGTAATATTGGTTTCATCCTCTCAGGCACGCGCCAATTTCAAGACTCGACCAGCATTTTCATCCTCCGGACAACCGTCAATCTCTCTGGTCTTCTACTCCTATTCACCCAAGAATCTCAACAATACGATCGCTATTTACGGCAGGAATTGACTTCTATCAATAATATCTTTCAACTTCAATACAAGCAATACCAAGCCTATCGTGAAAATAGTGAGATTCTTGACCGTAAGGTCCATGATTTAAAGCATCAACTGGCCATCATTCAGCAAGAATCGGATAAAACCAAAAAGGAGCAATACCTAGAAGAAATGAGCGAGGTAATCCAGACACTTGATGCCAAGATTGAAACAGGAAATCCCGTTCTAGATACCATTCTCAGCCAGAAAAATTACTATTGTTTGCAAAATGGAATCAACTTTACCTGTATTGTTCAGGGAGAACCTCTCCATTTTATGGATGTAATGGATATTTCAGCTCTGTTTGGAAATGCCATTGACAATGCCATCGAGGCTGTTGAAAAAATAAATAGCCCTGAACAACGCTTGATTACTTTAAAGGTTGCCAGCCATCAGCAATTTCTCATCATCCGATTAGACAACTACGATACTTCTTCACTTGACTTATCCACAGGACAGCTCCCAGAAACATCAAAAACAAATAAGGACTACCACGGATTCGGTCTTAAGAGTATGGAGTATGTTGCCAATAAATACGGTGGCAGTCTCACACTTAGCAAGGAAGATAATTGGGTTCAACTAAAAATCATTCTCCCTTTACGAGCATAA